A region from the Mya arenaria isolate MELC-2E11 chromosome 2, ASM2691426v1 genome encodes:
- the LOC128217450 gene encoding uncharacterized protein LOC128217450, with the protein MSGFNLFGKAGHGDAKYRKVASSDDEFSLSDEEEVLFKTPREIELNLYPNSSKSVGTKTGASCMKQACLVCTIVVVIICVFTVGVTLYKNAHHAAGHTNRTLSGSGAGKIRQNVTGPGVKWRKIIQKRASEGAEMLFDVDGDGLDDVILGSGNTERFAGAACAMMEVQDQPGSDLFHNLRTMCNITGFQYPCFGSIMALRGYDGKVLWDIDVRSEVLFFNCEQFDFDKDGKQDCIATGRMGTIIAFNPRNGSSFWVLEDDDWLKATWNVYRPTAMPDLDGDGIPEMLVANGGDTRKEPDDHDRAPGRLLILKGGTGKPFGARYYDLPNSRETYMSPVLYKPFLHTYILFGSGGETVSGDLMGINLEDFKCYVTADNPDKCQLVGPDPRDPWSSKFVRDANGTFIIHKGQTKGAMVTPVLADINGDGVLDVVASLFDGQVVLYDGKTATQSWVAHFPGMESYSTPAPGYYNDDDILDIMIHWNKGEWMKYSVSNVSIIDGHDGSLLWSLNSTRMQFSSVLTLGTSQRNLHKFVFSVTGRDSPYSWREDGSLVRFGVPDTANRTKRHGQETPEGEGSEKKLGDYSPEQRKSDVAHSKLMCDDDLSGHMTEVLMVDRTQPSRAHRILNSPTQKHTYDALPRCVSTVLKDHKVAPPLFMQNNHKEGDSDGNPDPSSNIRNTATSPQNNQQAPPVQSPSYFNNPPFDPDSVPDNPNQRIGHPPSPKKDRPRRNNHMTNGRKGTDDPPDGVGEIEEQEYEDVQQCDPRANFPPNVTLVPMCNVESPDSMSTGLISDFDGDGMLDYMSVRALHYDELDAGYCMQGISFFIEIKVVSLQISYETGTLEKVLLHEKTKMPMPDPLHPITEHPTLLPVDQQTWTQFMGKTHDSVYTKPGEQ; encoded by the exons ATGTCCGGTTTTAACCTATTTGGGAAAG CTGGCCATGGTGATGCTAAGTACAGAAAAGTTGCGTCATCAGATGACGAGTTTTCCCTGTCTGATGAGGAGGAAGTCTTGTTCAAGACTCCCAGGGAAATAGAGCTGAACCTTTACCCAAACTCCAGCAAAAGTGTCGGCACAAAGACGGGCGCGTCCTGTATGAAACAGGCATGCTTGGTGTGCACTATTGTAGTTGTAATCATCTGCGTGTTCACTGTTGGCGTCACTTTGTATAAGAATGCTCATCATGCAGCTGGTCACACAAACAGAACCTTGTCGGGGAGTGGGGCTGGAAAGATTCGCCAGAATGTTACGGGTCCTGGAGTCAAGTGGCggaaaattattcaaaaaagaG CCTCGGAAGGTGCTGAAATGCTGTTTGATGTGGACGGTGATGGGCTGGATGATGTGATTCTGGGGAGCGGGAACACGGAAAGGTTTGCAGGCGCCGCATGTGCTATGATGGAGGTTCAGGATCAACCAGGAAGTGACCTATTTCACAATCTGAGAACTATGTGCAATATCACAG GGTTCCAGTATCCATGTTTCGGCTCTATCATGGCTTTACGGGGATACGATGGCAAAGTTCTGTGGGATATTGACGTCAGGTCTGAAGTGCTGTTCTTCAACTGTGAACAGTTTGATTTCGACAAAGATGGCAAGCAGGACTGTATAGCCACTGGAAGAATGGGCACAATTATTGCCTTCAACCCCAGGAATG GTAGCAGTTTCTGGGTGTTGGAGGATGATGATTGGCTGAAGGCAACATGGAATGTCTACCGCCCGACCGCCATGCCTGACTTGGACGGGGATGGCATTCCTGAAATGCTCGTGGCTAATGGCGGGGATACCAGAAAGGAACCAGAT GACCACGATCGAGCCCCAGGCAGGTTATTGATCCTTAAAGGAGGTACAGGGAAGCCGTTTGGGGCCCGCTACTATGATCTCCCCAACAGTCGGGAAACTTACATGAGCCCAGTGTTGTACAAACCCTTCTTACACACGTACATCCTGTTTGGAAGTGGCGGGGAAACTGTCTCAG GTGACCTTATGGGTATTAATCTAGAAGATTTCAAGTGTTACGTAACGGCAGATAATCCTGATAAATGTCAGCTAGTTGGACCTGACCCGCGTGATCCATGGAGTAGCAAGTTTGTCAGAGATGCGAACGGCACCTTCATCATACACAA AGGGCAGACTAAAGGGGCTATGGTCACACCAGTACTGGCAGATATCAATGGTGACGGTGTTCTGGATGTGGTCGCCTCATTGTTTGACGGGCAGGTCGTCCTGTATGATGGGAAAACAGCCACGCAGAGCTGGGTAGCTCACTTTCCGGGCATGGAGTCTTACAG CACCCCAGCACCTGGCTATTACAATGATGATGACATACTGGATATAATGATCCACTGGAATAAAGGAGAGTGGATGAAATACAGTGTTTCCAAT GTGTCAATCATAGATGGCCATGATGGTTCCCTGCTCTGGTCCCTCAACTCTACTAGAATGCAGTTCAGCTCTGTGTTGACCCTGGGAACCAGCCAGAGAAACCTGCACAAGTTTGTGTTCTCTGTGACAGGACGCGACTCCCCGTATAGCTGGAGAGAAGATGGCTCACTTGTAAGGTTTGGGGTACCAGACACTGCCAACAGAACT AAACGTCACGGTCAAGAGACTCCAGAAGGTGAAGGCAGCGAAAAAAAATTGGGTGACTATT CTCCAGAGCAGAGGAAGAGCGATGTTGCACATTCAAAGCTAATGTGTGATGATGATTTGAGTGGTCACATGACCGAGGTGCTTATGGTTGACCGCACACAGCCCAGCAGGGCACACAGGATCCTCAACTCTCCTACACAGAAACATACTTATG ATGCCCTCCCAAGGTGTGTGTCCACAGTGCTGAAAGACCACAAGGTAGCCCCTCCGTTATTCATGCAGAATAACCACAAAGAAGGTGATAGTGATGGCAACCCTGATCCATCAAGTAACATTAGAAACACAGCAACGTCACCTCAAAATAACCAACAAGCTCCGCCAGTGCAATCTCCAAGTTATTTCAACAACCCTCCATTCGATCCAGACAGTGTCCCAGATAACCCAAATCAGCGTATAGGTCATCCACCTTCACCAAAGAAAGACAGACCTCGTCGAAACAATCACATGACCAATGGTAGGAAGGGCACGGATGACCCACCAGATGGGGTGGGGGAGATTGAGGAGCAGGAATATGAGGATGTTCAACAGTGTGACCCTCGTGCCAACTTTCCTCCCAATGTGACGCTGGTTCCCATGTGTAATGTGGAATCCCCTGACAGCATGAGTACAG GTCTGATCAGTGACTTTGACGGTGATGGGATGTTGGACTACATGTCTGTACGGGCTCTGCATTATGATGAGCTGGACGCCGGCTACTGTATGCAGGGGATCAGCTTCTTCATAGAGATTAAAGTCGTTAGCCTTCAGATAAG